aatttaaaatatgtattaaaaaagaTGTATTaagattaaaacaaaactactaTGACCAGGGTGAAAAGGCAGGAAAACTTTTAGCGTGGCGCATTAAAATGCTACAACAGGAGAGAACAATCAGTGAGATTACAAATGTAAATGGCGAAAAAATTTCAAACCCCCAGGAAATAAATGGGATATTTGAGTCTTACTATTCACATTTATACTCGACGGACTGCCAGGTAACCACTGAATCTTTCATTAAATTCTTTGATTCTATAACAATGCCCTCACTTAGCGAGGAAACTAAAGCCGCAATGGACTCCCCAATTACAATAAGTGAAGTGTCCGATGCAATGGATAAAACGAAAGGaggaaaggccccaggcccagacGGGATCCCAatggacttttattttattttttttattttttattattatttattatattttatttaaaataaattactgtCTCCATTATTTGATATCTTGAGGGATAGCTTTAAGTCAGGTGAACTGCTTCCCTCTTTGCGTAATGCTCTTATTATTGTGATCCTAAAGCCCAGGAAATCGCCAATAAAATGTGATTCTTATAGACCAATAGCcctgattatttttaaaatgaatgtccTCCCAAAATTCCTTCATCTTTTCCAGGTCATTCCTCTCAGTCGCCCTGATAATTactttgttaaaatgaaaagtatCTTCTGAAAGTTTATTTGGAACAATAGACGGGCCAGGCTTCGCTTGTCTTTGTTATATCTCCTTTATGAAAGAGGGGGCCTGAGCCTACCAAATCTTAGATGGTACTACTGGGTGGCCCAACTCTCTGACGCCTCCTGTTGGTTCTCAACAGATACACCGCATTCCTGGGTAAACTTAAGATAGTCAGTACATCTTTCCTGCCACTCAATTTATACCATGACTCAGCCAAGAATTAAAattacatacacacaatcaCTTTGTAAGAAATACTATCCAGGTATGGCATGAGGCACATTTACAAAATTACGATATTTTGccaagcatttttttaaatatctataGATTAGAGATTTCATATTTCAATCACAAAAATCCCTAACATTTCCTACTCTCACCCCAATTAAAGAAATAGCAGTGAAATATCAATCAAAGAGGGGCTTGATCACCCGTTTCGGTGACACTATTTCAAACAGTTCTAAAGTtaggtctgaaaaaaaaaaaggcttgcgTGGTCTGAGGACTTGAACTGTGTAATATCTGTGGAGGACTGGCAGCAGGCTTGCTTGAAAGCTCAGACACAATCAATTAATTCTCATTTCAAACTGACGATGGTGGTTGATGAGGACCTATTTAACCCCCTACTGACTGCATAAATTTGATCCCAATCACCAAGATGGATGTGTTAAGTGTGGCGAGAAAGGCACATTAGTCCACTACCTCTGGCAATGTCCTCAAACCCAGATGTTTTGGACAGAGGTgttaaacataattttttgtctttcagacgTGAAGTTAAAACTGTGTCCCATAATGTGTATTTTGGGAATCTTTCCCCAGGAATGCAAACTAAAcaaggaaaataagaaaattacaATTTATTGTTTGCTACAAGCCAAATACATTTTAGCCAGTTCCTGGAAATCTATGAATAAACCGAGTCTACAAGCCTTGATGGCCACAATGTCGAATTCCCTATCCCTGGAAAGGCTTACATTTATGTTAAAAGGTAAATATCCCATGTTTAAGAAAATCTGGAaatcctttttattattttcagttaGGTCACAAAGAGACCTTTGTGACCTAACTGTTAAAGGGACATACAAATTAGTATTGTTATTGTCATAGGTGTGGACTTTGGACTCTTGTAATATTATCGTATATTGCAAAGTATATTGCTCTGTCAAAATATGTGTAGACTACATGTCTGTCTTGTTGTGAACCTGATCTCTGGCATTGTATTTGTTCTGTgttgtaatgtgtgtttgtaatatgtggaacatttaataaatacatttatcaaaAACTGAGTCTTGTTAACTTGAAAATTTGCCAGTTTCCTTAGGCAAAAAAAGCTTTCTTCATAGCATTTCAATATTAACACTAAATTTGAAATGGTTGTCTGTCAGGGTGTCAAGATATTCATATGACCCTTGATAACAGTGCTCTGGGGAATTGAATCATCTTGTCTGAAATAATTACAGAGGTCTTTTGTTTTGCTACCATTAAGTTGAAGAAAGGCATCATCACACCAACAGACAAAATTGTTGACATCGTGACCATGACTGACTTCACCATCATTAAAAGGCTGACAATAATGTGCCCATTGGTGTAATGGCTGCAGCAGTCACCTGTGTCATCTGTGTCACTAAACAGGGTCCTATTCACCCTCACTGTCTGGGTTCTATTTATAAGAAAATCAAGAACCTGATGCCTGGGATTTACCATCTTGCACATTGCTCTGAGCCCTATAAGCAAATTGAAGAGGATGCAAAAGATGTTCTGTTTTAGTTATGAATTTTCCCTTAACCAATCTTTCAAAAGATTTCATATGCAAGGAAAAAAAGGCAACAGGCCCAAAATTATTAACCGTCGGAGGACATGGTAGAAAATAGGGCTGCTTCTTTGATACCTTTTAAGCAGTACCCAGTTTATTAATTTTGATTTAAGTCTCAGTGTTGATcttaaatttcattttactaGCCCTGACTTCATGTTTGACTTTTTGCTCTAAACTGCGCATCTCTAACATTTTCCCTTCTCTAAATAACTTGTACTTTTtgtttaataacattttaagGGACTTTGATATTGAATGTTTATTATTGGGCTAGATGGTGacatttttttagaaattaaatgaTTTGCACAATAAGTAATCCATTAACAACATTCAGTTTATCAACATCCAAGCAAGAATCTGTGAGCATGTCCGAGTTGGTGCTCTAAATACAACCCTGGAGAGTCAAACAGGCCTCCTCAGACCAGTGCTTTACACAAACAGTCTGCACTTTGCCCCTTTTTAGATGCACTTCTTATTATTCTTATACATTAATGtaaaacatgtttatatttttagtcCTTGACCAATCTATTTtctattctttattttattctctctATTTTATGATCtattgtgtatattttattGAGAGAGAAGCCACACCAAATGTGGTGCTTTtggtataatgacaataaagccaATTCAGGCATTCATTATGACTGGATGAATGCATGTGTTTAtatgaaaggaaggaaaggaaaggaaggaagtaaTTTCTTGCTATCTTCCTTGATTTCTGGCTATATAgttatatttgaatattttttagaaattttaagattttttgaTGGATTGTTTGGAAATGAATAATATAAGATAGTAATTTATCCCACGTATGGGAAATCCATCGTTacagcaatatatatatatatatatatatatatgaacagaTTATGGACTGAAGGAAGTGGGGATATCTTTGGTGTGAACAGAATGCTATGTAAACTCATTTATGAAGAAGTCTTGATTATGGTCGCATTGTCTGAGAAATCAGAGGCACTGAGTGGGTTCGATGTCACGTGAAAACAGCAGCGGGGATTAGTCAGAGAAGGAAATGGCAGTGCATGTGTTTACCTCTCTGTGCCACATACAGCACACCGGCGTACTGGTCCACAGCCACCCCAAACACCTCTCCGGTGAAGACCTCCGGGTTCCTGGGCCAGCTCAGTTCCAGCTTGTACAGGGGTCTGCCCAGCAGCTGGTAGTCCTGCGTGAGACTGGATctgcctggctgctgctgatgtgtgcCAATGGTCCCGTAAAGCACCATTAAGAGCAACACCAACGAGGCCATAGTGGACGCTATCAGACACTTGTGGCCTCTCTTTTTCGTCAACATCAGCCTTTTCACTGCTGATATATGTTACGTCTAATGTGCTTCCGTGACGTTAACTTAACCTGTCGCAGGAGTCCAAGATGGAGAGGTCATCTGACGTGAGATGCACGgtctgctgtaaaaacaaacaaaccgcCGATCATACGTGTTTATATGCTCCGAAATCAAAAACGCGGCTGTGAGTGTTTTAGATACACTAACGGTATCAATTACTGAAATTGACTTCCCCTCAAGTCCAAAACGAAAATAAAAGTACGGAAAGTGATTCGGCATTCAAATGAGCATTTCCGCTGACAGTGGTGCAATTAAAACATGTCTTAGCGTTCACACTCGACATGTAAGTAAATCAGTAACtataaaaatacagacatgtaACGGAAACGTGTCATacttttcgtgtgtgtgtgtattcgtTTAAACGGTTGCAAAAAAATGTCATGCTATTTGTAGGACTTTTAATTTTATGACCAATCGTTTCCGTTTCCGGTAGCTGAGCGGCGCGAAACCACAGCCAGCCCCGTCGTACGTCAGTGCGTGTTGACGTCGTGTTGATCGCTTAGGCGAAGGGCTCCCCACACTGTAAATCTCACAACCGCCGTTTGCTCAAGATTTTTCACTGCAGCGCGAATGACAGTCCGTGTAGGACAGAGGCACCGTTCATGTAGTGTAAACCTTCGACCAATCGACTCCATGGAGGTCGTCGACAGCCCGCTCAACCTCGTAAGTTTAGGTCTCGATGTTGCAATCGCAGGCTAACGTTACTGACGCTAGGGCACTGTATAGATAAGCTACAGTAAGTTAGCAGCTAACCGCTCCGTCGCTGTCTGTTAGCCCGAATGTGCTACGAATGTCGTACGTTTTGGTTTGGTTCTCGACAGAACCAGTGTTACCTCCTTAAACTAGAGTCAGTACTTTCAGCAAGAACTGTGTGACTAGCTAACTTTTTGAAAATGCTATTTTATGATTAACTTCCATTTTGTAGgtagtttttaaaatgtcatggcCATACTTTTACCAGACAGAGCAACAATGAAAAGGAATGCCACCTAAGTACTTTTCAAATCtcaaaactgttttgttgtcaGTTAGGACGTTAGCAGTGGCATATTCCTGGTGACAAATGATCCCTTTTGATTCATGGCAGCTTTGTAATCCtctttataattattatttttaattatttaattataagaTATTTATTCAGTTCAATCAACACCTCCCTGACTATTTGCTTAGGAAGGGGATGACGTGTAGTAAGATGTCACCTCTAACAATTTTAAAAGAAACTTGCATTTATATTCCAGATCAGAATTTATATGCCAGAAGTAGTAAGTAGCAAGATGTGTAAAACCTCATGGaaagaaaggtaaataaatcaCCAAATAACAAAGAATGTGACAAGGCCAATCCACAGAAAGCAATGGCTTAAAATGTACACATATACAAATTCCCAAGTTATGTGCTAGCATCATCATTAGAGTGCAGCCACCTTCTGTGGTACCCCATTGCATACCTGTGATGGTCTCTGCACgtatatatattgtttatacATTTTGTTATCTCTGTTTAACACATGGTTATGGTTGAGATGATACACCCTTGTTATCTTGGCATAGTCATAACACAGCCAGATGCTGCCAAAGCAAATCTGAAAGTAGAAAAATATAGATGTATTGAAAAGGTGTTTGTCCACCAGGTGAAGCTCATTAGAAGCTGTTGGTGCAGCAGGACAGCGGTGCTAAACATTTAAGTAAGACTCtaacctaaaactctgggtaaatggagacccactatgttcgttgtgttcaggtactgcaactctaaagcacatcttgttgGTTGTAAGGTTGGTCTTTCACAAGAACAGTATACATGGCAACATAACCAAGTGATGGCTGGGATTAAGGGGctgactctgggacgccagtgatcaccgtctagcctcctggaggtgtcgtgggacTAATTAGACGAAACACAgttgaaaggaggttcccacctgatgaccctaAAGACATGctagctatcactgctcactgggctagttagatattatcttcagggcacatagagcagggcgaaaATTTGTTGTTAGGtagttagtcactgagtctggtccattttttttgtagtaAGTTTTTTGTCCAGAATGACCCATATTTCCCCATAGTTAGTGCCAACTAAGGTACGTTTTCTCTAGCTGACATTGTGCAGTCTTCACTACCTTGCTGTCTCCCTTAAGCTTCTGACACAATggcacagagagcagaagaaataggcaccataaataaaaacatattctCCAATCTTTAAATCTCACTTcttgttgctcttttttttaacttcccctttttttctttctttttttttttttacatctgctTCCTGTCAGTCCATCACCCCCCAACATTTTCCAACAAATTGCATTCCTTTCCGATTTTTGATATCTCCAATAAtcattttcctctcctccattaCCGTTTTCCTCTatgtgtctccctctcttcagGCTCATCAGCAATGCAGGAAGGCAGACCGTTTAGTAGCTGCTGGAAAGTATGAAGAGGCCATGTTGTGCCatggaaaagcagcaggtgGGTTTTAGAATGCTCTTTTCAACTTTGAGTATACTTGCTCAGAAACAGAGTATTTGGCCTGGACTACGTCAATGCCGAACTGTTTTCTTAGGAGAAATTAAACTGCTGCCCAGTGCCTTCCTTGTTATGAACCCTTCATGTGTTGTGTAAACCAGATGTATGCACGTATGAGAAGGAAAAGCTGCTCTCCCCATCTGCAGAAAGAGAGTATAGCTTTTGCAACACTGAGTACTGTATAAAAGCAGGGTTTAAAATCAGCACTCGCCAAATGtggataaaatatgttttggcGAATCAGGAGGCTTACTTGCCATTGGCCAGCTGATAAAATATGCCTCATGCTTGTTTCACTAATAAATGATTACCGTtttacacaataaaacacacagattacAAATGGTAtgatcatattttaatttcaaattcgTCCCTGGCTAGCCACTGCCATtcaaattttgaaaatgtaacagtgtgtgtctgtgtacgttcagccagtcagtcagagaTCAAGCGGGGCAACAAAAGCTATTAGCAAGTATGTGGGAACGCATTGCCAGTGTACAGTAGCCAGCCATATAGTTCCCTACTGAAAATCAATTCATGTGCAATTAACAGATTTTAGTACTATTTTACTAACCCTGTGTTGTGAAAAATTTTGTGGCCGGTAAAAATATAGTTTGGCTGTTAAGTATGCACACCTTACCTGCCTTTGACAGGTAGGtcaaaaagtaaattttataCCCTGTATGAAAGTATGAGTATATATTTGTCTACAAGACTGTTTGCGATTGTTGCCCTGCATTGGCATTATTAACAAACAAGGACATGTTCGGGGTGTCTAACAATGGTTCCTATTTGGAACAGTCCTATAAAACAGGGACATCCTTCTCTATCCTTTTTCTGAGAGCACCTCCTCTTCTAAAATCCGGAATGTGTCTAACTGGCATTGTTTTGGCAGATTATTGtttgttgcacttttttcatATAATTCCCTGCACCATTTTAATAGATGTAGATATTCAAACTGTACTCTACCAGACCTCTACTGCAGCAAAACTTTACtgatgcttttcattttaagcTGCTTTGGATAATAGTAAATGGATAGTAAATGAATGAGTATTAATGCTGTCTGTCACACTCCTGATGTTGATACTTGGCAATAGTGTATTGATAACATAACAAGAAGGTGGAATATAATTTTGCATTGATATTTTGTCAATTTAAGCCTGTGCTTTCTCCCAAATCTTGGCTGGGGAACCTGCTTTAGGATTCTCACCATTCACAATTAGTGTCTTTAGGATTCTCGGATTATTGGCAGTGCTGATGGTTGAGTGGTTATCAAGTGTGCCATGTAATAGCAGCATCCCAGGTTTATACTGCAGGTCATTCCTCTCTACCTGTTTCCTGTCGGCCTCTCTTCCGATTACTGCCTGAAATAAAGGCATATAAAGtccagaaatacacaaaaaaaagggaTCTCATCGTTTTAGTACTTCTGCCAAAACTTTGACCAAGCTTTGTGAGCTGACTTTGTCTAATCCTAAGCAGAATGGGAAATCACATCTCCATGAGCACAGGGCCACAAGTCCTCCTGTACCATCTTTCTGATTTTCAGAAACTATGATCATTCGTCTGTTTCAGGATGTACAGACAAATTGATCTTTGGTGGAACAGATAAGACTACGAGTTGGATATGTGgctcagtgaaggataggggcacgGATCTATTCTCTAGGCCTACTAGTGGGCAGAATagtgtgaagaaaaaagtgaGCGTGGCtggaaagaataaaaatggtagattagagggaaagaagctccaggtttgtccttgtggttggcagaaagtaacatcagttagaggccttagagtgtatcagggaagaaagagatgtgtgggaaagaaAGGACAGTGTGGCCGCATCGATCGGAACTTTATAAGAAGTCAATTGAAtaagtcggatgaaatccagagacaggtagaaaaccacagtttgaaggatatcaacaacacagccacagaggtggaggaggaggttataagaagggatgcagctgataatatggtgaacaggccagtcagagagagaaatatggagcagaaagctagagttaaatgCCCTAGAGCAAATAGtaggaatgggagacagtcaacagggtcttgtcaataattctgagcagaCTAGGCAGAAACGCAAGCgatagattagagaagatgggagacataatttactcctatggtgtAGAAGCATTTGGGGtacaagatagaaagagggttgaaagagtacaggtagctaagtctagatggcaaagagaaatgggggaaattagttaaagaaagaagacaattaagaatgTTTTACAGGTTTCAGtgttttacagggacccattcaagtttgtcAAAGGATTGTTTAATCAGcaaaagggagggcagctccCTTTTGCTGGTAGCAACAAAGATAgcaacaaagatagaagtagaagagtacctgaagAACACATATTCCGATTCTGAgcagaaatccaggaagaggaagtgtgtttaagtggagggtgtagcttgtttgagcctctttgagaccatgcagttagtccaggtgagttggcctgtattggtttgatttggtttgattatagaactgtccaggtgagtttgtttgctgaatctgctagtgtagcttgtcctccacctcctgcaccctctatgCTTccatgccccctacccaaaccagggtctgtatcccatccctacttttatctccacctcttctatttctctccccttcCCGAACCaaggtctgtatccccaccccgctttcactggtgcagttggtgagaggtcagaatagttgaCAGTAGAGCTGCTTGAgattgttgtctttgtgtgaggagtggtgatggctggcattaggggggtgactctgggacgccagtgatcactgttggATATTACTGTAGCCTCCTTGAAGTGTTGtgaagtgttgtgtgttgtgggattaactagacgaaacaccggtgaaaggaggttcccacctgacgACCCCAAAGACACGATagttatcaccgctcactggcctagttggatattatctgtagggaacatagagcagggtaaagtttgttgtaagggagttaatAACTGAgcctggtccatttttttttgtagcacaagtttcttgtgtttattgtgttggagtgaaaaaacaaacaaacaaacaaaacagcaaacagtgtttttctgtctaaatACCAAAGGTGTATTGCTCAAAGTACTGATGCAGATTATAATATCATCCACTGTGTGAGTTGTGCTGTGTATTGTGCCGTCTTTATTGTTTGCCTATTTGTAAATAATGGCATAGTTCACTTGCATTAGAAATTaaagtttgttgttgggttCATTAAGGTGCTCAATTCCATCTGTCTCTCCCACAGAACTTTTGACAGATGCAATGAAGACAACAATGTGTGAGCGGGTAAGAttgttctgtgtgtgcgtgcatgttgTCATTGACTTACATTCAGGCTTTTATTTCAACTGATATTGCTAAGGCTAAATTTATTCACCTTGTGAAGAGACCACACAGCTACCTtggaaacaaaaatattgtCATTAAGAGTTAATAAAGTTTTAATATTCAGTATTTAACTTAATTTGACCCTCCCTCCCCCCTACCCTTGAGCTTCTATTTATCAAAGGGGCAAGAAACAACCATGTGACTTTAGAGCTGTATCCATTGTCTATGCCAGTGTCCGAGTTTATGTTGTGAGCGCTGTGGCTGGTGTTGATACTTGTGTCTGTAGGCTCGTCTGTCCATAGAGCTGCAGAGGGACGGTCATATCAAACAGCAGCGACTCATCCAAGAGCGCTGGAAGAGAGAAGCTCGTCGTGAGGCAACAAAGGTCCAACCTGGACCAGTGCAGCCTTCCAGCAGCCCAGCCCTTGTCGCCCAAACCCATACCCAGGCCATAGGCCAGCTCCTGCCCCATATCTCACAAGGCCTTTCAGCCACTGAGTGCGGAGgaattagagagagagagtatgacACTTTACTATACCAGCTTCAGACTCGGCAGATTGGAGGCTGCCAGCCTTTGACTCTACCGTGTGCAGGATCTAAGACTACCAAAGATGACAAAACCCGCTTGGAAGAACAACAGACCACCATCGAGGACCTGCGGCGCCTGGTTGATCACCTGATGAATGAAAACCAGCGTCTGGTGGTTCAGAATGAGCAGCTGCAATCCGAAAACAACCGGTTGCGCTCTGAAGCGGTTGAAGCAGCAGACTTTGTGGAGCGTTCAGAGCTCTGGGTGCTCCCACAAGCAGGCGCTTCTATGGGAACAGAGGTCGGGCAGGAGAGGAAAAGCAcagggaaagggaaggagaTTGCTATCCCTCAGCTGCCCCCACTGGAGATGCCAGCTCAGGAAGACCTGTGTCTGGATGACCTGCCTCCTCTAGAGCTGCCAGAGGACATCCAGAATGAACTACAGGAGCTATTGGACAGGGATAAACTGTGATAAGGCCAATGCcactcttgcacacacacagtcacacgcAGGCACAGGGTTCAGCCAGTATGGCTTTTGAGATCTGATGCCTCAGTTACATACAGTTGTAATCAGGCCCATTAAGTGATAACTCCTGCCAAACGAATACAAAGACAAAGGTGGTATAGTTCATTCAGAAATAATGTCTTTTAGAACTTCAACAAGGTCAGTGTGGTATACAGCAACCGTCAAGAAAAAATGAAGTTTTCATAAACACAATTTTTGGATAGCACGTGAAAGCATATTCTTGGACAAAAATTCTTACAGTCTTCCTCTGCATCATCACATCACGTTCTATGTTTTTGTCACTCAATGACAACTGAGTTCACATCATGACTTGCAGGTGATTTgagtgttttattgtgaaatatgtGGGTTTATCATGCGTCCTGCAGAGTGTCTGGAAAAAAAGCCATAAAATAAGTGTTCTGAAGCTGAATGATAGTCATGTAATCCcaaattacaatatttttttctcatatgTCATGGATATGAAGGCTTCAGTGTTACTGTAGCTAGTTCAAACAGTGATTGATTAGTGGTAAATTATTTTTAAGAGGAATATTTAgtatcatttttattaattcagtatggtacataaataaacatatttatctTTATGTGACTTTTTTGGTAATATGTGTTATTGCAAACCtaagtttccattttttctgACCTCTGCAGCAGAACCTCAGACAGAAGTTTGGTTTTccttgttgtctgtctgttttcttttgcttgtaaagaaagaaggaaaaaccaTTGCCTGAAACTTTATAGAATGACATTTCCTTTGTTAAAGGACACAATTAGTGTCTAGTCTTTGAATCAGTGTTCCTCCAAGAATCCTGAAGATTTGTCCCCCATCACAGGAGCATTTGGTTTCAGAACACCTAATACACCTCACCAGTAGGTTACTGGTAGTAGTaccttttattttgtggaaGTAGATTTAAATAATCGTATGTGTGTCCATgcgcagaaaaaaaagattttcatgcATATCAGTTGTGTTCAGTTATGTTCCTCCAAATTAACACACATTGTGTCCCGTTTCTTGCAGGATCAGGGTGTTTGTAGTTTATGGCTTTCATGATATAGTCTAATGAAAAAGACTAACATCTTAACGTGTTGGCCTATTGACTTTAAGTCATAGGTACCTGCCGACCATTTTCCAAAAGCTAATGTTTGctgattttatgtgttttttccaTCCAATCAGTGAAAATATTACACTAGAATCACACAGTGCCTTGCATTATGTGGTGGTACAGTTATAGGAGCATACCAATTTTCACTGATTTGCTTTGCACTGGTGGCAGTAAATACACATTctgtaggaaaaaaaactttcagaaaTTTAAAGCTTGACGTTAAATGGACTAAAACATTGAAATGGTTGTTATAAAGCAGAATTAGTCAAGTGTTCGTCACTACATGGCTGAATAACTCCAGGAGAATTTTCAGCAGACAGACATTCATTTGGAGTCTGGTTGTCTTTTCAACTTTTTGAGTTACTTGTTGCTCTGTTTTTGAGCTCTGGTTCTTTAGCTGCTCCCTGGCTTCGTAGAAAAGGTAGACCATTCTGAGTTCTACTGTGCAGTAAAACCAGAAAAATAACCTGGAAAAGACTGAAACGCTTCATGGGCCTGAAGTGTTGGTGACAGTTCTAtggtttcatcattttaatcatGCAATGACTAAGGAATACATTCTTGATGACTGCAGCTTCAACTGAGCTACACATATATTCAATCAGCAGCATTGAGACAGCTCACTGGTCCATTCCATGAATGATCCAAAGAAAATCTGGCTGCTTGTTGACTGTGCCTCTTGCAGTTGAATGCatgtgagaaacacacagacagtgatgCATAATATTGCAGAACTGGTTTCAAACAGGAcacattcccacacacacattattccaCATTACTTTTACCTCTATGATAGATCCACATATTCATTAATAAATTACTTGCATAGAGTTCCTGTTAGTGAGGATCGTAGTAGGACTGTGACTGTAATATTGACATGTGGACAACTTTAGACAATTAGTACA
Above is a genomic segment from Echeneis naucrates chromosome 19, fEcheNa1.1, whole genome shotgun sequence containing:
- the nrbf2b gene encoding nuclear receptor-binding factor 2b, whose translation is MTVRVGQRHRSCSVNLRPIDSMEVVDSPLNLAHQQCRKADRLVAAGKYEEAMLCHGKAAELLTDAMKTTMCERARLSIELQRDGHIKQQRLIQERWKREARREATKVQPGPVQPSSSPALVAQTHTQAIGQLLPHISQGLSATECGGIREREYDTLLYQLQTRQIGGCQPLTLPCAGSKTTKDDKTRLEEQQTTIEDLRRLVDHLMNENQRLVVQNEQLQSENNRLRSEAVEAADFVERSELWVLPQAGASMGTEVGQERKSTGKGKEIAIPQLPPLEMPAQEDLCLDDLPPLELPEDIQNELQELLDRDKL